A single Echinimonas agarilytica DNA region contains:
- the arsB gene encoding ACR3 family arsenite efflux transporter codes for MGTFERYLSVWVGLSIVLGVVLGNLMPDAFAVVAGLEFAHVNIVIAVLIWVMIYPMMIQIDFSSIKDVRKSPKGLVLTLVVNWLIKPFTMAALGWLFFRVFFAGWVDPQTATEYIAGMILLGVAPCTAMVFVWSQLTKGDPNYTLVQVSVNDLIMVVAFAPITALLLGVSDIQVPWDTLLSSVLLYVVLPLVAGALTRYVLQKKNDDQALDAFVGGLKPWSMIGLLATVVLLFGFQAETILAQPQDILLIAIPLLIQTYGIFFVAFYAAKKLKLSHKIAAPACMIATSNFFELAVAVAISLFGLHSGAALATVVGVLVEVPVMLSLVAIANRSRHLFVEQES; via the coding sequence ATGGGTACTTTCGAACGCTACTTAAGTGTTTGGGTCGGTTTATCAATTGTGTTAGGTGTGGTGCTGGGCAATCTTATGCCAGATGCTTTTGCCGTTGTGGCAGGGCTTGAATTTGCACACGTCAACATTGTTATTGCCGTTTTAATTTGGGTGATGATTTACCCAATGATGATACAAATTGATTTTTCGTCCATTAAAGATGTGCGCAAAAGCCCGAAGGGGTTAGTGCTTACCTTAGTGGTGAACTGGTTGATTAAGCCTTTTACTATGGCGGCACTGGGATGGCTGTTCTTTCGGGTGTTTTTTGCTGGGTGGGTCGATCCTCAAACTGCGACAGAATACATTGCAGGTATGATTTTACTGGGCGTGGCACCTTGTACTGCAATGGTCTTTGTGTGGAGTCAACTAACCAAAGGTGATCCAAACTATACCTTGGTGCAGGTGTCGGTGAATGACTTGATCATGGTCGTCGCATTTGCGCCAATTACTGCGTTGTTACTGGGCGTTAGCGATATTCAGGTGCCGTGGGATACCTTGTTATCGTCAGTTTTATTATATGTGGTTTTGCCCTTAGTTGCGGGGGCATTGACGCGGTATGTGTTGCAGAAAAAGAACGATGATCAGGCGTTAGATGCTTTCGTTGGGGGTTTAAAACCGTGGTCCATGATTGGCTTGCTTGCCACTGTTGTATTGTTGTTTGGCTTTCAAGCAGAAACGATTTTGGCGCAACCCCAAGACATATTGCTGATTGCTATTCCACTTTTGATCCAAACTTACGGCATTTTCTTTGTGGCTTTTTATGCTGCTAAAAAATTGAAGTTAAGCCATAAAATCGCAGCACCGGCATGCATGATCGCGACCTCAAATTTCTTTGAATTAGCTGTGGCGGTTGCCATTTCATTATTTGGCTTGCACTCAGGCGCAGCGCTCGCAACAGTAGTGGGCGTATTGGTTGAAGTGCCCGTCATGCTTTCACTGGTGGCTATTGCCAACCGGAGTCGACATTTATTTGTTGAACAGGAATCCTAG
- a CDS encoding cation:proton antiporter has protein sequence MDAYNTLCYLGAAALVIAHVNQRFGKLQNTIAITAFTVLSSIVIIGLGKLGAFGHSLAIVDWMSNINFQSLLLEGMLGFLLFAGGLGINLKHLSDQRREIAILVVCSTSLSTAIVGAGLWYVLQWLQFPLDFIYCLLFGALISPTDPIAVLAIVKKLNAPEQVAIQIEGESLFNDGFGLVLFVTLFGIAFGTAEPSIGSIGLLFLQEAIGGIVYGLGLGLLAHILIKATQDASLELLTTLTIPTAGFVFAEVIHVSGPLAMVVAGIFIANKSIHPYMSPRDREKFEGFWHLIDEFLNSLLFLLIGLVMITFTFHIEDGVIMLAAIGVVLAARFISIALPYMAMWPWRSYNPMSVPILTWGGLRGGLALAMAMSVPEGEMLFADKGIDVREAILVMTYAVVLFSILVQGSTIVPLIERAKRFNSGNSTQ, from the coding sequence ATGGATGCGTACAATACACTCTGCTATTTGGGTGCTGCAGCGTTAGTGATTGCTCATGTGAACCAGCGTTTTGGCAAGCTGCAGAACACCATTGCTATCACCGCGTTTACTGTGTTGTCATCCATTGTCATTATCGGACTGGGAAAATTAGGAGCATTCGGCCACTCACTCGCAATTGTGGATTGGATGAGCAACATAAACTTTCAGTCGCTATTGCTCGAAGGGATGTTAGGTTTTCTTCTATTTGCCGGTGGGCTTGGCATTAACTTGAAGCATTTATCCGACCAGCGGCGAGAAATTGCAATTTTGGTCGTTTGCTCCACATCTCTATCAACCGCGATTGTCGGTGCGGGACTTTGGTATGTATTGCAGTGGCTACAATTTCCTTTGGATTTTATTTATTGCTTGCTATTCGGCGCTCTAATATCACCGACCGACCCTATCGCAGTGTTAGCCATCGTTAAAAAGCTCAATGCCCCCGAACAAGTAGCCATTCAGATCGAGGGAGAATCACTGTTCAATGATGGCTTTGGGTTAGTGTTATTTGTGACTCTATTCGGTATCGCGTTTGGTACCGCTGAACCGTCGATTGGCAGTATCGGTCTATTGTTCTTGCAAGAGGCTATTGGCGGCATCGTTTATGGTTTGGGATTAGGTCTGTTGGCCCATATTCTGATCAAGGCCACGCAAGATGCATCGCTTGAATTACTGACCACATTGACCATCCCTACTGCTGGTTTTGTATTTGCTGAAGTCATCCACGTCTCTGGCCCTCTCGCTATGGTTGTTGCAGGTATTTTCATTGCGAACAAATCCATTCACCCCTACATGTCTCCCCGAGATCGAGAAAAATTTGAGGGTTTTTGGCACTTAATTGATGAGTTTTTAAACAGCTTGCTATTTTTACTGATTGGATTGGTGATGATCACATTCACCTTTCATATTGAAGATGGAGTGATCATGCTCGCAGCCATTGGCGTGGTCCTTGCGGCACGATTCATTAGCATAGCACTGCCATACATGGCCATGTGGCCTTGGCGATCGTACAACCCAATGTCTGTTCCCATTTTAACTTGGGGGGGGCTACGCGGCGGTTTAGCACTTGCAATGGCAATGAGTGTTCCTGAAGGGGAGATGCTCTTTGCAGATAAAGGAATTGACGTCCGCGAAGCCATTTTGGTCATGACTTACGCGGTGGTGCTATTTTCTATATTGGTTCAAGGCAGCACCATTGTCCCTTTGATTGAGCGCGCCAAACGCTTCAATAGCGGTAACAGCACTCAATAA